The Oceanispirochaeta sp. genome includes the window TTATGAGGAGATAAATATTATGGCTATTAGTTTTGATTTAAAAGGAAAAACAGCAATCGTAACCGGCTGCAGTACTGGATTGGGACAGGGCATCTGTCTGGGAATGGCCGAAGCCGGCGCCCGGGTTGTGGGTGTTGACTATGTTGCCGCTCCCGAAACTGCGAAAATGATCGCGGATCTGGGCGGAGAATTCACCGGCATTGAAGCGAACCTCTTGTCTATCGATCCCATTCAGGGCATCCTGGACCAGACCCTCGCCAAGTACGGTTCCGTCGATATTCTTGTGAACAATGCGGGAATCATCCGGAGAGAAGACTCCATCAATTTCAGCGAAAAAGACTGGGATGATGTTATGAATATCAATATCAAGACGGTATTTTTCTTCTGTCAGGCTGTGGG containing:
- the kduD gene encoding 2-dehydro-3-deoxy-D-gluconate 5-dehydrogenase KduD, encoding MAISFDLKGKTAIVTGCSTGLGQGICLGMAEAGARVVGVDYVAAPETAKMIADLGGEFTGIEANLLSIDPIQGILDQTLAKYGSVDILVNNAGIIRREDSINFSEKDWDDVMNINIKTVFFFCQAVGKQFMKQGNGGKIINIASMLSFQGGIRVPSYTASKSAVMGLTRLLACEWAKDNINVNAIAPGYMNTNNTEALRKDPERSAAILGRIPADRWGLPADVAGPAVFLASSASDYVNGYTLAVDGGWLAR